Proteins from a genomic interval of Campylobacter sp. RM16189:
- a CDS encoding HAMP domain-containing sensor histidine kinase, with the protein TRSNLYEDLTILRLNKKYEENEEVNLSHVVSERLEFFSLNLKQKGINLTADIKDVTLVTSKFKVRKIVDNLLSNAVKYSNEGGDVSVKLDKKALVVTNSGQGISKENLPHIFDLYTRFDEANGGFGIGLNIVKKFCDELKFKVNCKSSGGITEFKVTF; encoded by the coding sequence ATACGAGATCAAATTTATACGAAGACCTTACGATCTTAAGATTAAATAAAAAATACGAAGAGAATGAAGAGGTAAATTTATCTCATGTCGTAAGCGAGAGGCTTGAGTTTTTCTCACTAAATTTAAAGCAAAAAGGCATAAATTTAACCGCCGATATCAAGGATGTCACGCTTGTAACTTCAAAATTTAAGGTGCGAAAGATAGTTGATAACCTCTTAAGCAACGCCGTGAAATACTCAAACGAAGGCGGAGATGTAAGCGTGAAGCTTGATAAAAAAGCTCTTGTTGTCACAAATAGCGGACAGGGGATATCAAAAGAGAATTTGCCTCATATATTTGATCTTTACACGAGATTTGACGAGGCAAACGGAGGATTTGGCATAGGGCTTAATATCGTTAAGAAATTTTGCGACGAGCTCAAATTTAAGGTAAACTGCAAGAGTAGCGGCGGTATAACCGAGTTTAAAGTGACTTTTTAA
- a CDS encoding TRIC cation channel family protein produces the protein MDVFLIVEVVGIASAALSGFYFAIRKNCDWLGIFVAGFLTALGGGLMRDAIVSRPPYSFTNYLPGLIVVVILIAAALLKLHKREDLETKFLFITTDAFGIVSFSIVGAIVALEYNFNFFGVTMLALCNGVGGGILRDILLNEVPWFLKTGLYATVCLSVGTVYYFMDYFGFTNIYWVMLLFTFGVVFRLLAYYRGWHLPRLD, from the coding sequence ATGGATGTTTTCCTTATTGTTGAAGTTGTTGGCATAGCTTCGGCTGCACTTAGCGGATTTTACTTCGCTATCAGAAAAAATTGCGACTGGCTTGGTATCTTTGTGGCGGGATTTTTGACCGCTCTTGGCGGCGGACTTATGCGTGACGCGATAGTTTCGCGCCCTCCTTATTCGTTTACAAACTACTTGCCCGGGCTCATTGTGGTCGTTATCTTAATAGCTGCGGCGCTTCTTAAGCTACATAAGCGCGAGGATTTGGAGACTAAATTTTTATTTATCACGACTGATGCTTTCGGTATTGTGAGCTTTTCTATAGTCGGAGCCATCGTAGCACTTGAGTATAACTTCAACTTTTTTGGCGTAACTATGCTTGCGCTTTGTAACGGAGTTGGCGGAGGCATACTACGCGATATCTTGCTAAACGAGGTTCCTTGGTTTTTAAAGACGGGACTTTACGCTACAGTTTGTTTGAGTGTAGGCACGGTATATTATTTTATGGACTACTTTGGATTTACAAATATATATTGGGTGATGTTGCTTTTTACTTTCGGAGTGGTTTTTAGACTTTTGGCTTATTATAGAGGCTGGCATCTGCCAAGGCTTGATTAA
- a CDS encoding acetylornithine transaminase, translating into MYLLNTYARFDFGFERGEDSVLFDAKGRDYIDFASGIGVNSLGYAHKRVVKTISEQADKILHSSNIYRIKPQEKLAKQISKMLGFKTFSFFCNSGAEANECAIKLARKYGATNFKEKKFEIISLANSFHGRTLATLKLTGQDKFHPEIYAPYIDGFKFYGSISEIIENISEKTVAVMIELVQGEGGINALDKSEAKRLAKVLKEKDLLLITDEVQCGVFRTGEFVTSKLYGIKPDIITFAKGLGAGVPIGACVSKKEIFEPGDHGSTFGGNFLATATALTALDELKKLKKSGKIDKQIEIFNENLDELCTKFPKIIKQKEGLGLMLGLVLHEGVNLADIIKLAAKNRVLVLKSGTSTLRFLPPLNMKKSEIKEGFKRLQKALSEYKI; encoded by the coding sequence ATGTATCTTTTAAACACTTATGCGAGATTTGATTTTGGATTTGAAAGGGGCGAGGACTCTGTGCTTTTTGACGCAAAGGGCAGAGATTATATCGATTTTGCCTCGGGTATCGGCGTAAATTCGCTCGGATACGCTCATAAAAGAGTTGTAAAAACCATAAGCGAACAAGCGGACAAGATACTTCACAGCTCAAACATATACCGCATAAAACCGCAAGAAAAGCTTGCAAAGCAGATTTCAAAAATGCTCGGCTTTAAAACCTTTAGCTTCTTTTGCAATTCCGGTGCAGAGGCAAACGAGTGCGCCATAAAGCTAGCCAGAAAGTATGGTGCGACAAATTTTAAAGAGAAGAAATTTGAGATCATAAGCCTTGCAAACTCCTTTCATGGCAGAACTCTTGCGACCTTAAAGCTAACCGGTCAAGATAAATTTCATCCCGAAATTTACGCTCCTTATATCGATGGCTTTAAATTTTACGGCAGTATCAGCGAGATAATTGAAAATATAAGCGAAAAAACCGTTGCCGTTATGATAGAGCTTGTTCAAGGCGAGGGCGGTATAAACGCACTTGATAAGAGCGAAGCAAAACGCCTCGCAAAGGTTTTAAAGGAGAAAGACTTGCTTCTTATAACCGATGAGGTGCAGTGCGGAGTATTTAGAACGGGCGAGTTTGTTACATCTAAGCTTTATGGTATAAAGCCTGATATCATTACCTTTGCCAAGGGGCTTGGCGCGGGCGTGCCGATAGGTGCTTGCGTAAGCAAAAAAGAGATATTTGAGCCTGGCGATCACGGCTCAACTTTTGGTGGAAATTTCTTGGCAACTGCAACTGCGCTAACCGCGCTAGATGAGCTTAAAAAGCTTAAAAAAAGCGGCAAGATAGATAAGCAGATAGAAATTTTTAATGAAAATTTAGACGAGCTCTGCACCAAATTTCCAAAAATAATCAAGCAAAAAGAAGGACTTGGACTCATGCTAGGCCTAGTGCTTCATGAAGGCGTAAATTTAGCCGATATCATAAAGCTAGCCGCTAAAAACCGCGTTTTGGTGCTTAAATCAGGCACAAGTACGCTTAGATTTTTACCGCCTTTAAATATGAAAAAAAGCGAGATAAAAGAGGGCTTTAAAAGACTTCAAAAGGCGCTTAGTGAGTATAAAATTTAG
- a CDS encoding SAM-dependent methyltransferase, producing MSIKFSSYFNEWLNENYYKDPARVGKSGDFYTSVSVGPLFGVTLAYHFLNLVEKGEFSPYANIVEIGANDGAMMCDFISGIFTFGPEILKTLKFNIIEPHENLKEIQAKNFKQKFSNEVCVKHFNSLKECEFNEAFFISNELLDCFACEVVDDGKMLYVKDDELFWDGINSYTLATCKKFGVNKGEVMLGLKEFAKSVKNCAKRLKFITFDYGDIIRRDDITLRIYKGHKVFSPFELTNLKEYFGISDITYDVNFAQVKEEFENCGFKFKSFKKQSVAIVEFGGAEVLEYVLKNGGESAYKSFLKQFKFLTSPEFLGERFKMIEFDKEI from the coding sequence GTGAGTATAAAATTTAGCTCGTATTTTAACGAGTGGCTAAATGAAAATTACTACAAAGACCCCGCTAGAGTAGGTAAAAGCGGGGATTTTTATACTTCTGTTAGTGTGGGGCCGCTTTTTGGTGTCACGCTTGCTTATCATTTTTTAAATTTGGTTGAAAAAGGTGAGTTTTCACCGTACGCAAATATCGTTGAGATAGGTGCAAATGACGGCGCTATGATGTGTGATTTTATAAGCGGAATTTTTACTTTTGGGCCTGAAATTTTAAAAACGCTAAAATTTAATATCATCGAACCGCATGAAAATTTAAAAGAGATCCAGGCTAAAAATTTCAAGCAAAAATTTAGTAATGAGGTATGCGTAAAGCACTTTAATAGCCTGAAAGAGTGTGAGTTTAACGAGGCTTTTTTTATCTCAAACGAGCTTCTTGACTGCTTTGCTTGTGAGGTGGTGGATGATGGCAAAATGCTTTATGTGAAAGATGATGAGCTTTTTTGGGATGGCATAAATAGCTATACTTTAGCAACTTGCAAAAAATTTGGCGTTAATAAAGGCGAAGTTATGCTTGGACTTAAGGAGTTTGCAAAGAGTGTCAAAAACTGCGCAAAGAGGCTTAAATTCATTACTTTTGACTACGGAGATATAATCAGGCGAGATGACATAACGCTTAGAATTTACAAAGGCCATAAGGTTTTTAGCCCTTTTGAGCTTACAAATTTAAAAGAGTATTTTGGCATAAGCGATATAACTTATGATGTGAATTTTGCGCAGGTTAAAGAGGAGTTTGAAAACTGCGGGTTTAAATTTAAAAGCTTTAAAAAGCAGTCCGTAGCGATAGTGGAATTTGGCGGTGCAGAAGTGCTTGAATACGTGCTTAAAAACGGTGGCGAGAGCGCTTACAAAAGCTTTTTAAAGCAGTTTAAGTTCCTAACTAGCCCTGAGTTTTTGGGCGAGAGGTTTAAAATGATAGAGTTTGATAAGGAGATATGA
- a CDS encoding fumarylacetoacetate hydrolase family protein codes for MKFVTFFDGCVKSGIVSFDGSIISFSEMGLDFSDLNDFILRAGKQDYEHLKEFESHTSKLKFSEAKLLAPIVTPRQDIICLGINYMEHAKESAKFKGEKFDGTREYPVYFSKRVNEVVGHKGEILAHEDVTQKLDYEVELALIIKKDAKNVKEEEAGEYILGYTILNDFSARDLQIRHKQFYFGKSLETHCSMGPVVVTPDELDSANLAIKCYVNNELRQNSNTSKMIFDERYVIAELSQAMTLKAGTIISLGTPSGVGMGLEPPKFLKSGDVVRCEIENIGVLENFIR; via the coding sequence ATGAAATTTGTAACATTTTTTGACGGCTGTGTAAAAAGTGGCATAGTAAGCTTTGATGGCTCCATTATCAGCTTTAGCGAAATGGGGCTTGATTTTAGTGATTTAAATGATTTTATCTTACGAGCCGGCAAGCAAGACTATGAGCATTTAAAAGAATTTGAAAGCCATACGAGTAAGCTTAAATTTAGCGAAGCAAAGCTGCTTGCACCTATCGTAACTCCGCGTCAAGATATCATCTGTCTTGGCATAAACTACATGGAGCATGCTAAGGAGTCGGCCAAATTTAAAGGCGAGAAATTTGACGGCACACGTGAATATCCGGTCTATTTTTCAAAACGAGTTAATGAGGTAGTCGGGCACAAGGGCGAAATTTTAGCTCATGAAGATGTTACGCAAAAGCTTGATTATGAGGTGGAGCTTGCACTCATCATAAAAAAAGACGCTAAAAATGTAAAAGAAGAAGAAGCGGGCGAATATATCCTTGGATACACGATACTAAATGATTTTAGCGCGCGTGATTTGCAAATTCGCCATAAGCAGTTTTACTTCGGCAAGTCACTTGAAACTCACTGCTCGATGGGTCCTGTGGTGGTGACACCTGATGAGCTTGATAGTGCAAATTTAGCTATCAAATGCTACGTAAACAATGAACTCAGACAGAACTCAAATACCTCAAAAATGATCTTTGATGAAAGGTATGTGATCGCCGAGTTAAGCCAAGCGATGACGCTAAAAGCTGGCACCATCATCTCTCTTGGCACGCCAAGTGGAGTTGGTATGGGGCTTGAGCCGCCTAAATTTCTAAAGAGTGGCGATGTGGTGCGTTGCGAGATAGAAAATATCGGAGTGCTTGAAAATTTTATAAGATGA
- the acpS gene encoding holo-ACP synthase: MIGIDIVVISRISKLKERYGESFAERFLNKNEINLAKTDSTLAGFYAVKEAVSKALGCGISSECSFFDIEIYKTEKNAPKIKLSDKLKQNFKISQADVSISHDGGFAIAAVILR; this comes from the coding sequence ATGATAGGGATAGATATAGTCGTAATCTCTAGAATTTCAAAGCTTAAAGAGCGTTACGGTGAGAGTTTCGCCGAACGCTTTTTAAATAAAAACGAGATAAATTTAGCAAAGACAGACTCGACTCTAGCAGGGTTTTATGCCGTTAAAGAGGCTGTTAGTAAGGCTTTGGGTTGTGGTATAAGTAGTGAATGTTCGTTTTTTGATATAGAAATTTATAAAACCGAAAAAAACGCACCAAAGATAAAACTTTCAGACAAACTAAAACAAAATTTCAAAATCTCACAAGCGGACGTAAGCATAAGCCACGACGGCGGTTTTGCTATCGCAGCGGTTATATTAAGATGA
- the fliL gene encoding flagellar basal body-associated protein FliL has product MAQEVEEKQGKKGNSLLLIIIIIVLVLLLAIGGLIAFLVLGGSDNQQINAQDMQTMQQPQQTARNNSPKRSNDYINMGPIYPMDQFIVNLLSESGSRFLKTKVDLELNNEALTPEIDKKKSLIRDIIIRTLSSKTFEEVSTIKGKDRLKDEIVDRLNEVLADGHIKNIYFTDFVVQ; this is encoded by the coding sequence ATGGCCCAAGAGGTTGAAGAGAAGCAAGGCAAGAAAGGAAATAGCCTTTTACTTATAATAATCATTATTGTTTTAGTGCTACTTTTAGCTATCGGTGGTTTGATAGCATTTTTGGTTTTAGGAGGTAGCGATAATCAGCAAATAAACGCACAAGATATGCAAACCATGCAACAGCCTCAACAAACCGCAAGAAACAATAGTCCAAAAAGATCAAATGACTATATAAATATGGGCCCTATATATCCTATGGATCAATTTATAGTAAATTTATTAAGTGAAAGTGGCTCAAGATTTCTTAAAACTAAGGTTGATTTGGAGCTAAACAATGAAGCCTTAACTCCTGAAATAGATAAGAAAAAATCCCTAATTCGCGATATTATCATTAGAACTCTATCGTCTAAAACATTTGAAGAAGTTAGCACAATAAAGGGCAAAGATCGCCTAAAAGACGAAATAGTAGATAGACTTAACGAGGTCTTGGCTGACGGACATATCAAAAACATATACTTTACTGATTTTGTTGTTCAATGA
- the ybaK gene encoding Cys-tRNA(Pro) deacylase, producing the protein MIHKTNAARFLDSKKIEYELIEYDVDESDLSAVNVASKCNIDIEKIYKTIVCECEPKGFVVACIQGDLSLNLKALAKLSGHKRCELLNLRDLEKVTGYIRGGCSPISMKKSFDTFFDNRVLNQDFIYISAGVRGKQIKINPLKLINAINAKTGDLI; encoded by the coding sequence ATGATACATAAAACTAATGCCGCCAGATTCCTAGATAGTAAAAAAATAGAGTATGAATTAATTGAATATGATGTCGATGAAAGTGATCTCAGTGCCGTAAATGTCGCCAGTAAATGCAATATTGATATCGAAAAAATTTATAAGACTATAGTGTGCGAATGTGAGCCAAAAGGATTTGTAGTAGCTTGCATTCAGGGGGATTTGAGCTTAAATTTAAAAGCTTTAGCAAAGCTTAGTGGTCATAAAAGATGTGAACTTTTAAATTTAAGAGATCTTGAAAAAGTAACAGGCTATATTAGAGGGGGCTGCTCTCCTATATCTATGAAAAAGAGTTTTGATACATTTTTTGATAACAGAGTTTTAAATCAGGATTTTATCTATATAAGTGCTGGCGTTAGAGGTAAGCAGATAAAAATAAATCCATTAAAATTGATAAATGCTATCAATGCTAAGACGGGAGATTTAATTTAG
- a CDS encoding phosphomannomutase/phosphoglucomutase, producing MLEEIFREYDIRGIYERDLNETSVKAIGLNLGREMLKRGAKNVSVGYDARLSAEDIFGWLVSGLNAAGTEVFDIGLLPTPVGYFSVFNDKFDANIMITGSHNPKEYNGFKITIFKDSYFGADLQKLKDEVISTIKAKTQIKDDFRAVKFDIASEYKKFIIDQFAHLKNMKLKIVMDCANGAVGAVLPEICKSLNLDAEILYPNPDGNFPNHHPDPSEEKNLKDIKEALKGEFEIGFGFDGDGDRIAVLTKNRNIKGDELAYLYSLVMKNPRVLGEVKCSQNMYDEIDKNGGKSFMGKTGHSNIKKAMKELNIDMAAEVSGHIFFKERYFGFDDALYAMFRVLELVQKGINLDAELEKLPKVFSTDEIKVETSESKKFKIIEALKLELAKGVKELPEVKEIIDIDGVRVRFEDGWALVRASNTTPVIVTRFEARSEVLLKKLSEIFLNLVENLKSRV from the coding sequence ATGCTGGAAGAAATTTTTAGAGAGTATGATATACGCGGAATTTACGAGAGAGATCTAAATGAAACAAGCGTAAAGGCTATAGGCTTAAATTTGGGTCGCGAGATGTTAAAGCGCGGAGCTAAAAACGTAAGTGTGGGATATGATGCGAGGCTTAGTGCAGAAGATATTTTTGGCTGGCTTGTTAGCGGGCTAAACGCTGCAGGCACAGAGGTCTTTGATATTGGATTGCTTCCTACACCGGTTGGATATTTTAGCGTTTTTAACGACAAATTTGACGCAAACATCATGATAACCGGCTCTCATAATCCAAAAGAATACAACGGATTTAAGATTACGATTTTTAAAGATAGCTACTTTGGTGCTGATCTTCAAAAGCTAAAAGATGAGGTTATCTCCACTATCAAGGCTAAAACGCAGATAAAAGATGATTTTAGAGCTGTTAAATTTGATATCGCAAGCGAGTATAAAAAATTTATCATAGATCAGTTTGCGCATCTTAAAAACATGAAACTAAAAATAGTAATGGACTGCGCAAACGGAGCCGTGGGAGCCGTGCTTCCTGAAATTTGCAAGAGCTTAAATTTAGACGCTGAAATTTTGTATCCAAACCCTGACGGAAATTTTCCAAACCACCATCCCGATCCAAGCGAAGAGAAAAATTTAAAAGATATAAAAGAGGCCTTAAAGGGCGAATTTGAGATAGGATTTGGCTTTGACGGAGACGGCGATCGTATTGCGGTTCTTACTAAAAATCGCAACATCAAAGGCGATGAGCTAGCCTACTTATACTCTCTTGTGATGAAAAATCCGCGAGTTTTAGGAGAGGTCAAATGCTCGCAAAATATGTATGACGAGATCGATAAAAATGGCGGCAAGAGCTTCATGGGTAAAACCGGTCATAGTAATATCAAAAAAGCCATGAAAGAGCTAAATATCGATATGGCGGCGGAAGTTAGCGGTCATATATTTTTTAAAGAGCGATATTTTGGCTTTGATGACGCCTTGTATGCGATGTTTAGGGTGCTTGAGCTCGTTCAAAAGGGTATAAATTTAGATGCCGAGCTTGAGAAACTTCCAAAAGTTTTTAGTACTGATGAGATCAAGGTAGAAACTAGCGAAAGTAAGAAATTTAAGATAATCGAGGCTTTAAAGCTTGAACTTGCAAAAGGGGTAAAAGAGCTTCCGGAAGTAAAAGAGATCATTGATATAGACGGCGTTAGAGTAAGATTTGAAGATGGTTGGGCACTTGTAAGGGCCTCAAACACAACTCCTGTCATAGTAACTAGGTTTGAGGCTAGGAGTGAGGTTTTGCTTAAAAAACTTAGTGAAATCTTTTTAAATTTGGTCGAAAATTTAAAGAGTAGGGTGTAA
- a CDS encoding mannose-1-phosphate guanylyltransferase/mannose-6-phosphate isomerase has translation MVNVILCGGSGTRLWPLSRTLMPKQFVKIFNDESLFSLTLKRNFEFEKSIIVCNEEHYFLALDECNNKEIERFILEPFGKNTAAAITFAALGAKSDEILLVTPSDHMIEDEDAYKKSLMTAKEYAKDGFLVTFGIKPTEPNTGYGYMKAEKNGDVERFIEKPNLENAVKFIKDGGYYFNSGMFCFKAGVFLEEMMKFSPSIVKNVRLAIENSHLEANVLKINPKYMDSIEDISIDYALMQKSMKIKMVGLDAGWSDVGSFDELSRKIENSKEIYEIDSKNNFVISEKPTALIDANDLIIVNTKDALLITKRGSSQKVKDAQKHFQNFFPDLCEAHSRVFRPWGSYEVLESSDGYKIKKIIVRPGKRLSLQKHLRRNEHWVVVKGRAFVTIDDREFYLNQNESTYIKSGQIHRLENQESSNLIIIEVQTGDYLGEDDIIRLNDDYNRS, from the coding sequence ATGGTAAATGTAATACTTTGCGGAGGCTCGGGCACTAGACTTTGGCCGCTTTCAAGAACTCTCATGCCAAAGCAGTTTGTTAAAATTTTTAATGACGAATCCCTTTTTAGTCTTACTCTTAAGAGAAATTTTGAATTTGAAAAGAGTATTATTGTTTGTAATGAAGAGCACTATTTTCTAGCTCTTGATGAGTGCAACAATAAAGAGATAGAGAGATTTATTTTAGAACCTTTTGGTAAAAATACGGCCGCAGCTATAACCTTTGCAGCTTTGGGTGCAAAAAGCGATGAAATTTTATTAGTAACTCCAAGCGATCATATGATAGAGGATGAGGATGCTTATAAAAAATCACTTATGACGGCAAAGGAGTATGCCAAGGACGGGTTTTTAGTTACTTTTGGCATTAAGCCTACTGAGCCAAATACCGGATATGGATATATGAAAGCTGAAAAAAATGGCGATGTGGAGAGATTTATCGAAAAGCCTAACCTTGAAAATGCGGTTAAATTTATAAAAGATGGCGGGTATTACTTTAATAGCGGAATGTTCTGCTTTAAAGCGGGAGTCTTTTTGGAAGAGATGATGAAATTTTCTCCAAGTATAGTAAAAAACGTTCGTTTGGCGATAGAAAATTCTCACCTAGAGGCAAATGTCTTAAAAATAAATCCAAAATATATGGATTCTATTGAGGATATAAGTATTGATTACGCATTGATGCAAAAGAGTATGAAGATAAAGATGGTTGGTCTTGATGCCGGATGGAGCGATGTGGGAAGCTTTGATGAGCTTAGTAGAAAGATCGAAAACAGCAAAGAGATTTACGAGATAGACTCTAAAAACAACTTTGTGATTAGCGAAAAGCCAACAGCTCTTATAGATGCAAATGATCTCATAATAGTGAATACAAAAGATGCTCTTTTGATTACTAAAAGAGGGTCTAGTCAAAAAGTAAAAGATGCTCAAAAACATTTTCAGAATTTCTTTCCTGATCTTTGTGAAGCACACTCTAGAGTTTTTCGCCCGTGGGGAAGTTACGAAGTCTTAGAGAGTAGTGACGGCTATAAGATAAAAAAGATAATAGTTAGACCAGGAAAGAGACTGAGTCTGCAAAAACATCTAAGGAGAAACGAGCACTGGGTGGTTGTTAAGGGTAGAGCCTTCGTAACTATTGATGATAGGGAATTTTATCTCAATCAAAATGAATCTACTTATATAAAAAGCGGGCAAATTCATAGATTAGAAAATCAAGAGAGCTCAAATTTAATAATCATAGAGGTTCAAACTGGTGACTATTTGGGTGAAGATGATATTATTAGACTAAACGACGATTACAATAGATCTTAA
- a CDS encoding glycosyltransferase family 4 protein — MKKALVHDWFSVYAGAERCVESFTNIWDDFDIFSLVDFLDPKDREIILKGKISQTSFIQNLPLSKNKFRNYLPLFPFAIEQLDLREYDLVLSSSHAVAKGVLTRHDQLHISYIHTPIRYAWDMYLNYLEQNSLQSGFKSLLARYFLHKIRLWDIACANRVDLYIANSNFVSNRIRKIYRKDSKVIYPPVDTNKFKINSKKDDFYITVSRLVAYKKVDLIVRAFNENGKKLVVIGDGNEMTRIKSIARSNIEILGFQDSKISADMMSKAKAFVFAAIEDFGITPVEAQACGTPVICLDKGGARESVIDGVSGVYFADQNVQSIVEAVDKFEKNLDKFDSNIIKAHAGRFSKERFESEIKEFVEDSYDKFRFGGIDALRK, encoded by the coding sequence ATGAAAAAGGCTTTAGTGCATGATTGGTTTAGTGTATATGCGGGTGCGGAGCGATGCGTAGAGAGCTTTACAAATATCTGGGATGATTTTGATATATTCTCTCTTGTTGATTTTTTAGACCCGAAAGATAGAGAGATAATCCTTAAAGGCAAGATTTCACAAACCAGCTTTATACAAAATTTACCACTTTCAAAGAATAAATTTAGAAACTACCTTCCGCTATTTCCTTTTGCTATAGAGCAGCTTGATCTACGCGAATACGATCTTGTCCTATCAAGCTCTCATGCGGTTGCTAAAGGTGTTTTAACAAGACACGATCAGCTACATATCAGTTATATTCATACTCCGATTCGTTATGCTTGGGACATGTATCTTAACTACCTTGAACAAAATTCTCTGCAAAGCGGATTTAAGTCTCTTCTGGCAAGATATTTTTTGCATAAAATTCGTCTTTGGGACATAGCTTGTGCAAATAGAGTCGATCTTTATATTGCAAATTCAAATTTTGTATCAAATAGGATAAGAAAAATTTACCGTAAAGATTCAAAAGTCATCTATCCTCCTGTAGATACTAATAAATTTAAAATAAATTCTAAAAAAGATGATTTTTACATCACAGTCTCAAGGCTGGTCGCCTATAAAAAAGTTGATTTGATAGTAAGAGCATTTAATGAGAATGGCAAAAAGCTGGTAGTGATAGGAGATGGTAATGAGATGACAAGGATAAAGAGCATAGCAAGGAGTAATATAGAGATATTGGGTTTTCAGGATAGCAAAATATCCGCCGATATGATGAGTAAGGCTAAAGCCTTTGTTTTTGCTGCAATTGAGGACTTTGGAATAACCCCTGTTGAGGCGCAAGCTTGCGGAACGCCTGTAATATGCCTAGATAAAGGTGGGGCGAGAGAGAGCGTGATAGATGGAGTAAGCGGGGTTTATTTTGCGGATCAAAATGTCCAGAGTATAGTTGAAGCGGTAGATAAGTTTGAGAAAAATTTGGATAAATTTGATTCAAATATTATAAAAGCTCATGCAGGAAGGTTTTCTAAAGAGAGATTTGAGTCCGAGATAAAGGAATTTGTGGAGGACAGTTATGATAAATTTCGCTTTGGCGGTATAGATGCGCTTAGAAAATAA
- a CDS encoding sugar transferase, with amino-acid sequence MRLENKILLKAMIDYILVIISMPIWLFVMAFIAIGMKILQPSESIFFKQKRIGHFNKAFDCYKFRSMYKNGHEILIQYLKENPDEVEHYKRYHKYRNDPRITKIGHFIRKTSLDELPQLFNVLKLEMSLVGPRPYMIAEKKKIGANIKKITSVRPGLTGLWQVSGGNKLSFHDRVDLDCRYVDNISILGDILILIKTIKIVFKNQ; translated from the coding sequence ATGCGCTTAGAAAATAAAATTTTATTAAAAGCTATGATAGATTATATTTTAGTGATAATAAGTATGCCGATATGGTTATTTGTTATGGCTTTTATTGCTATTGGTATGAAAATTTTACAGCCTAGCGAGAGCATATTTTTTAAGCAAAAGAGGATTGGGCACTTTAATAAAGCGTTTGACTGCTATAAATTTAGATCGATGTATAAAAACGGACATGAAATTTTGATCCAATATCTTAAGGAAAATCCAGATGAAGTCGAGCACTACAAGAGGTATCATAAGTATAGAAACGATCCTAGGATAACAAAGATTGGGCATTTTATCAGAAAAACATCTTTGGATGAGTTGCCTCAGCTTTTTAATGTATTAAAGCTGGAGATGAGCTTAGTAGGACCAAGACCATATATGATAGCCGAAAAGAAAAAAATCGGAGCAAATATTAAAAAAATAACAAGCGTTAGACCTGGACTTACAGGTCTTTGGCAAGTAAGTGGCGGAAATAAATTATCATTTCACGATAGGGTTGATCTAGACTGTAGGTATGTAGATAATATCTCGATTTTAGGCGATATTTTAATACTTATTAAAACCATAAAAATAGTTTTTAAAAACCAGTAA